A part of Nitrospira sp. genomic DNA contains:
- a CDS encoding phospho-N-acetylmuramoyl-pentapeptide-transferase — MLYIWLYPFHKEFSFLNVFRYQSFRIIYAAVTAFLIAFVLAPWVIRKLQEIKLGQQIRDDGPKRHLAKSGTPTMGGILIIFAVTLSTLLWADISRPYIWLVLVATLGFCAIGFADDYLKFIKAQSKGLSASQKFTAQIIVALIVALILYSLPGYSTKLSVPFFKSFTPDLGWFYIVFAVLVIVGCSNAVNLTDGLDGLAIGPVMIAALAYTVVAYVTGHRLMSEYLLIPHIDGAGELAVFTAAILGSSLGFLWFNTYPASVFMGDVGSLPLGAALGTVAVISKHELLLLMVGGVFVIEAVSVIFQVASFKSRGKRIFLMAPIHHHFEMKGWEEPKVVVRLWIIAILLALLSLSTLKLR, encoded by the coding sequence ATGCTGTATATCTGGCTCTATCCATTCCATAAAGAATTTTCGTTTCTGAATGTCTTTCGATATCAGAGCTTTCGAATCATTTATGCCGCGGTCACGGCGTTTCTGATCGCCTTTGTGCTCGCGCCGTGGGTGATTCGCAAGCTTCAAGAAATCAAGTTAGGGCAACAGATACGGGATGACGGACCAAAGCGACATCTCGCTAAAAGTGGAACGCCTACGATGGGCGGCATCCTCATTATTTTCGCAGTCACGTTGTCCACGCTGCTCTGGGCCGACATCTCGCGTCCCTATATCTGGCTAGTCCTTGTGGCGACACTGGGGTTTTGTGCCATTGGGTTTGCGGACGACTATCTCAAATTCATCAAGGCTCAATCAAAGGGGCTTTCCGCATCGCAAAAATTCACGGCTCAAATCATCGTCGCGCTCATCGTCGCGCTAATTTTGTACTCGTTACCTGGCTATAGCACGAAGCTGAGTGTCCCATTTTTCAAGAGTTTCACGCCTGATTTGGGATGGTTTTATATTGTCTTTGCCGTGTTGGTGATCGTCGGTTGTTCCAACGCCGTGAACCTCACTGATGGTCTCGACGGGCTGGCGATTGGTCCTGTCATGATTGCCGCATTGGCGTACACCGTGGTCGCTTACGTCACCGGTCATCGATTGATGTCGGAATACCTTCTGATCCCGCACATCGACGGAGCTGGAGAGTTGGCGGTCTTTACGGCGGCCATCCTGGGTTCGAGTCTTGGGTTCCTTTGGTTCAACACCTATCCGGCCTCGGTCTTTATGGGCGATGTCGGTTCGCTCCCACTCGGGGCGGCCCTTGGGACGGTCGCGGTCATCAGCAAGCATGAGCTGTTGTTGCTTATGGTCGGCGGCGTCTTCGTGATCGAAGCCGTCTCGGTTATTTTCCAAGTTGCCTCATTCAAATCCCGAGGGAAGCGAATATTCCTCATGGCTCCAATCCACCACCACTTTGAGATGAAAGGCTGGGAGGAGCCGAAAGTCGTTGTGCGTCTCTGGATCATTGCCATTTTGTTGGCGCTATTGAGTTTGAGCACGCTCAAGTTGAGGTAA
- the murD gene encoding UDP-N-acetylmuramoyl-L-alanine--D-glutamate ligase, with protein sequence MEMVGVDTTQLAGARVTVVGLARSGVAAARLLQEVGAVVTLADRKDRGELLGVLESLDQATTRFALGRDYESALNTAELVVISPGVPYRLEALERVRHRGVKVISELDLASRFLSAPILALTGTNGKSTTVTLTGKMLQESGKRVFVGGNLGTAISEAALHSLQAMKAGCPCPYDALVAEVSSFQLETVEQFHPWIAGILNVTVDHQDRYESIDEYIAAKNRIFENQTPSDYALFNLDDSRVAPLRRGARARVLGFTRTQTLPSDLDGGTYLDRDRLMTTIGGRTQEICPRSEIKILGNHNVENAMVAATYALLSGCPLSVVRQVLREFPGLEHALEVVRERRGTCFINDSKGTNVDATLKALESIEQPIWLIAGGRDKGGDFSRLAPVIRRRVKRLILIGEAASLIVKAIEGYQEVERAETLKQAIELAAAGAGVGEVVLLSPACASFDMFADYQDRGRQFKALVQSLPA encoded by the coding sequence ATGGAGATGGTGGGAGTGGACACCACTCAGTTGGCAGGAGCTCGCGTCACAGTCGTCGGACTGGCACGGAGTGGCGTGGCTGCCGCCCGCCTACTCCAGGAAGTTGGCGCGGTGGTGACGCTGGCCGATCGAAAAGATCGAGGAGAGTTACTCGGTGTGCTTGAATCGCTGGATCAGGCCACGACGCGTTTCGCTCTAGGCAGGGATTATGAATCGGCTCTCAACACAGCCGAACTCGTCGTCATTAGTCCAGGAGTCCCCTATCGGTTGGAGGCCCTTGAGCGCGTTCGCCACCGAGGTGTGAAGGTCATCAGTGAACTCGATCTCGCATCGCGGTTTCTTTCCGCTCCAATTCTGGCTCTGACCGGTACTAATGGAAAGAGCACGACGGTCACGCTGACTGGGAAGATGCTGCAAGAGAGTGGAAAACGGGTATTTGTCGGCGGGAATTTAGGCACGGCGATCAGTGAGGCTGCCCTACACTCGTTGCAAGCCATGAAGGCGGGCTGCCCATGCCCGTATGACGCGTTGGTGGCGGAAGTGTCCAGCTTCCAACTGGAAACCGTCGAGCAGTTTCATCCATGGATTGCCGGGATTCTCAACGTGACGGTGGACCATCAGGATCGCTATGAGTCGATTGACGAATATATTGCCGCGAAAAACAGAATTTTCGAGAATCAAACTCCGTCCGACTATGCCCTCTTCAATCTGGATGATTCAAGGGTGGCTCCGTTGCGGCGGGGTGCGAGGGCTCGGGTACTGGGTTTCACGAGGACTCAGACGTTACCGTCCGATTTAGACGGAGGGACCTATCTCGATCGGGATCGCCTCATGACAACCATTGGAGGCCGGACTCAGGAGATCTGTCCTCGGAGCGAGATCAAGATCCTCGGTAATCACAACGTCGAAAACGCCATGGTGGCTGCCACCTATGCACTGTTGAGCGGGTGCCCGCTCAGTGTTGTTCGTCAGGTTCTTAGAGAGTTTCCTGGCTTGGAACATGCGTTGGAGGTGGTTCGTGAGCGCCGAGGCACCTGCTTTATCAACGACTCGAAGGGGACCAATGTAGATGCGACCCTCAAAGCATTGGAAAGTATTGAGCAGCCGATTTGGCTGATCGCCGGGGGCCGAGATAAGGGGGGAGATTTTTCTCGGTTAGCTCCCGTTATTCGCCGGAGAGTGAAGCGGCTCATTCTGATCGGTGAAGCGGCGTCGCTCATTGTGAAGGCGATAGAAGGTTATCAGGAAGTTGAACGGGCTGAGACTTTGAAGCAGGCCATTGAGTTGGCGGCAGCGGGAGCCGGTGTCGGCGAGGTGGTGCTGCTGTCACCAGCCTGCGCGAGTTTTGATATGTTTGCAGATTACCAGGATCGAGGCCGTCAGTTTAAAGCACTCGTGCAATCGTTGCCGGCGTAG
- the ftsW gene encoding putative lipid II flippase FtsW: MSQRSAGTLTLPWSTSSPKATKQVTFDHLLLIVTVTLALVGLVMVFSASAVVAGENKRFHDSWYFLKRQLAWLAFGLALLHVVSRIDYVWWKRLALPLLGLITVLLVLVLIPSVGVAVKGARRWLHLGPISIQPVEMVKLITVIYLAAYLAKKEDRIQNFRDGLMPAVAVVGLLSGLVLLEPDLGTIVVIGLVTAGMLFLGGARISHLFRLVPVALVAMAVLIWLSPYRWKRLLAFLNPEQDPTGSGFQVNQSLLAFGSGGLFGVGLGEGKQKLFFLPEAHTDFVLALMGEELGLVGTGIIILFFAVFAIRGFQIAARAQTPFGRYLGMGITLLIAVQALINASVVTGLLPTKGLTLPFVSYGGSSLVMSLVGVGILLNISRDRQAGQEEMRQRSGRDGVQRQ, from the coding sequence ATGTCGCAGAGATCTGCAGGGACCCTGACGCTGCCATGGTCTACTTCAAGCCCGAAGGCCACGAAGCAGGTCACGTTCGATCATCTCTTGTTGATCGTCACCGTGACCCTGGCGCTCGTGGGTCTGGTGATGGTGTTCAGCGCAAGCGCCGTGGTGGCTGGAGAAAACAAGCGCTTTCACGATTCGTGGTACTTCCTGAAGCGACAACTGGCGTGGCTAGCATTCGGGCTAGCACTTCTCCATGTGGTGTCTCGGATCGACTATGTCTGGTGGAAACGACTGGCGCTTCCACTTCTTGGTCTCATCACCGTGTTGCTGGTCCTGGTGTTGATTCCATCGGTCGGGGTGGCAGTGAAGGGGGCCAGACGATGGCTGCACCTTGGACCAATTTCAATTCAGCCGGTCGAAATGGTGAAGCTGATCACCGTGATTTATCTCGCCGCGTATCTGGCCAAAAAGGAGGATCGGATCCAGAATTTTCGCGATGGGCTCATGCCGGCGGTTGCAGTGGTCGGTCTCCTCAGCGGCTTGGTTCTGCTGGAGCCAGATCTCGGGACCATCGTGGTGATTGGACTGGTTACAGCTGGGATGTTATTTCTTGGCGGGGCGCGAATATCCCATCTTTTCAGGCTCGTGCCGGTGGCGCTAGTCGCGATGGCGGTGTTGATTTGGCTGTCGCCCTATCGCTGGAAGCGGCTTCTTGCGTTTCTCAATCCAGAGCAGGATCCGACTGGATCGGGGTTTCAGGTCAATCAATCGTTGCTTGCGTTTGGCAGTGGGGGATTGTTCGGAGTCGGGTTGGGCGAGGGCAAACAAAAGCTTTTTTTCCTCCCAGAAGCCCACACCGATTTTGTCTTGGCGTTGATGGGCGAGGAACTTGGATTGGTAGGTACAGGAATTATTATTCTATTCTTTGCTGTGTTCGCCATCCGCGGCTTTCAGATCGCGGCGCGCGCACAAACGCCGTTTGGTCGGTATCTCGGCATGGGGATCACGTTGCTCATTGCCGTTCAAGCGTTAATCAACGCCTCTGTGGTTACGGGACTCTTGCCGACCAAAGGACTGACATTGCCGTTTGTCAGTTATGGGGGATCCTCCTTGGTCATGAGTCTGGTAGGAGTGGGGATCTTACTGAATATCTCGCGAGATCGACAGGCAGGGCAGGAGGAGATGAGACAACGAAGTGGGCGGGACGGGGTGCAGCGACAATGA
- the murG gene encoding undecaprenyldiphospho-muramoylpentapeptide beta-N-acetylglucosaminyltransferase: protein MTIVIAAGGTGGHLYPAVALAREFQRRDPSTKILFVGTTRGVESKVLAHEGFELAMITAKPVMGKGLLDVMRGVCSVPIGIWQSLDLLNRRKADLVIGVGGYTSPTMLGAAALKGIARVILEPNAYPGLANKVVAPFAQRIFLAFESAGTSFDRRKVRVVGTPIRQEFLVQLVNNASTKQDGQHLLIFGGSQGARAINSAVLEGLPLLCQRFPGLTITHQTGEGDYERVSKTYRTLGIQAKIVPFLYDMPAVLRAADLVVARAGAMTIAELTACGKAAILIPLPTAIYDHQMKNARAMEAAGGAIVFPQADLTGVKLSEMIDAVLSDPQRLGTMQRKSLEMRRINAGEVIVGECYTLMGVTHDINQSTRATGG, encoded by the coding sequence ATGACCATTGTGATCGCCGCCGGAGGGACCGGTGGGCATCTGTATCCAGCTGTGGCATTGGCTCGGGAATTTCAGCGTCGTGACCCTTCTACGAAGATCCTCTTTGTTGGTACGACACGAGGGGTCGAATCGAAAGTTCTCGCGCATGAAGGGTTTGAGCTGGCAATGATTACCGCCAAGCCGGTGATGGGAAAGGGGCTACTGGATGTCATGCGGGGAGTCTGTTCCGTGCCTATTGGGATTTGGCAATCCCTAGACCTTCTGAATCGACGGAAGGCTGATCTCGTGATCGGGGTGGGGGGCTACACGAGTCCGACCATGTTGGGTGCTGCTGCCTTGAAAGGAATTGCCCGGGTGATTCTGGAGCCGAATGCCTATCCCGGATTGGCCAACAAAGTCGTCGCTCCTTTTGCGCAGCGGATTTTTTTGGCATTTGAGTCGGCCGGGACTTCCTTTGACCGACGGAAGGTGCGTGTCGTCGGGACACCGATTCGACAGGAGTTTTTGGTGCAACTAGTCAACAACGCGTCGACTAAGCAGGATGGCCAACACCTACTGATTTTTGGTGGGAGCCAGGGGGCCAGGGCCATCAACAGTGCGGTATTGGAAGGATTACCCCTGCTGTGCCAACGGTTTCCAGGCCTAACCATCACGCATCAGACGGGCGAGGGAGATTACGAGCGAGTCAGTAAAACGTATCGAACATTGGGCATCCAAGCCAAGATTGTCCCGTTTCTCTACGATATGCCGGCTGTTCTTCGGGCAGCCGACCTGGTGGTGGCTCGTGCTGGCGCGATGACCATTGCCGAACTGACGGCCTGCGGAAAAGCCGCGATTCTGATTCCGTTGCCGACGGCGATCTATGATCACCAGATGAAGAATGCACGGGCGATGGAGGCAGCGGGAGGGGCCATTGTGTTTCCGCAAGCAGATCTCACCGGAGTAAAACTGAGTGAGATGATCGACGCTGTCTTGTCGGATCCACAACGGCTAGGGACGATGCAACGGAAGAGCTTGGAGATGAGACGAATCAATGCCGGCGAAGTGATCGTCGGTGAATGCTACACGCTCATGGGAGTGACACATGACATCAACCAATCTACTAGAGCGACCGGAGGTTAG
- a CDS encoding UDP-N-acetylmuramate--L-alanine ligase, translating to MTLFRKIQQIHLVGIGGAGMSGIAEVLLTMGYKVTGSDLNVSETTRRLEELGGKVFIGHQESNVGEAQVVVISSAVAASNPEVVVAKSKQIPVIPRAEMLAELMRLKFGVAIAGAHGKTTTTSMVANVLAQGGLDPTMVIGGKVNALGSHARLGRGDLLVAEADESDGSFLRLSPTIVAVTNLDREHLDHYGSMERINESFLEFINKIPFYGVAVLCADDDRLAALFPRLVKQYHTYGLRDRDGVVPDFKATDISLKQWSAEFRAHFRGKNLGPFRLAVPGIHNVSNALVAIAIGVELEIPVDLIRKGLAAFTGVERRFHLRGEVGGIMVVDDYGHHPTEVKATLAAAKQGWDRRLVVLFQPHRYSRTRDCIGDFADAFAHADMLFMTEIYPAGESPIPGVSGAALAETIKAAGHPSVTFLERKETLPDQVLPHLRPGDLVLTLGAGDIWKAGTGILARLESA from the coding sequence ATGACACTTTTTCGAAAAATACAGCAGATTCATCTCGTCGGAATCGGCGGGGCCGGCATGAGTGGCATCGCAGAAGTGCTGCTCACGATGGGATACAAGGTAACCGGTTCAGATCTGAACGTTTCGGAGACGACGAGGCGACTGGAAGAACTCGGTGGGAAAGTATTCATTGGGCATCAGGAGTCCAATGTGGGAGAGGCGCAAGTCGTGGTCATTTCCTCCGCCGTGGCAGCGAGTAACCCGGAAGTTGTGGTAGCGAAGAGCAAGCAGATTCCAGTCATTCCAAGGGCGGAGATGTTGGCGGAGCTGATGCGTCTGAAGTTTGGGGTAGCTATCGCCGGTGCCCATGGAAAGACCACGACGACATCCATGGTCGCAAACGTGTTGGCGCAAGGTGGCCTCGACCCCACAATGGTGATTGGAGGCAAGGTTAATGCTTTGGGCAGCCATGCACGGCTTGGACGAGGCGACTTGCTTGTGGCGGAGGCGGACGAAAGTGATGGATCATTTCTTCGTCTCTCTCCGACCATCGTGGCGGTGACCAATTTGGACCGTGAGCACCTTGATCATTACGGGTCGATGGAACGCATCAACGAGAGCTTTCTCGAATTCATCAATAAAATACCGTTTTACGGCGTAGCGGTTTTGTGTGCCGATGATGATCGTCTGGCCGCACTGTTCCCTCGCCTGGTCAAGCAGTATCACACCTACGGGCTTCGGGATCGGGATGGGGTGGTACCCGATTTCAAGGCAACCGATATTAGCCTGAAGCAATGGAGCGCCGAGTTCCGGGCACATTTCCGTGGGAAGAATCTTGGTCCATTTCGCTTAGCTGTGCCGGGGATCCACAACGTTTCCAATGCGCTGGTGGCCATTGCGATCGGGGTTGAGCTAGAGATTCCTGTCGACCTGATTCGCAAAGGGTTGGCGGCCTTTACGGGAGTTGAACGGCGGTTTCATTTGCGAGGCGAAGTCGGCGGCATCATGGTGGTCGACGACTATGGCCACCATCCCACTGAGGTGAAAGCAACTCTTGCGGCTGCCAAACAGGGCTGGGACCGTCGATTGGTGGTTCTTTTCCAGCCGCACCGATATAGCCGCACGCGGGATTGCATTGGAGATTTTGCGGATGCCTTTGCGCACGCCGACATGCTGTTCATGACAGAAATTTATCCGGCCGGTGAATCACCGATACCGGGAGTTTCTGGAGCGGCCCTTGCCGAAACGATCAAGGCGGCAGGGCATCCATCTGTGACCTTCCTCGAGCGCAAGGAAACGCTACCGGATCAGGTACTGCCTCATCTCAGACCGGGCGATCTTGTTCTTACGTTGGGGGCGGGCGATATCTGGAAGGCTGGAACTGGGATTCTTGCACGGCTTGAGTCTGCTTGA
- the murB gene encoding UDP-N-acetylmuramate dehydrogenase, which translates to MAHDASMHTDGAKGRPMRVQRRLESAVAGVRGVVRFNAPLREYTSFHIGGPADVLVEPADVEDVVQLTKQTHEQKLPIFVLGGTNLLVRDKGIRGVVVSLGKLRAIKEEPGSVLYAEGGVGMPTLIGHAIRRSLAGLEWAAGIPGTVAGCVVMNAGTRLGEMKDSVKAVRIVSPKGALMDCSAEAIEFGYRRATLPLGVVVGVWLQLRSGVRADIEKVVKDYLHYRRDTQPLTLPSAGCVFKNPLNDSAGRVVEATGFKGTSVGDAQVSMKHANFIVNQGQACASDVLSLIKKIRTGIMRKMGIKLELELKIVGEV; encoded by the coding sequence ATGGCCCATGACGCATCGATGCACACAGATGGAGCGAAGGGACGACCAATGCGGGTACAGCGCAGATTGGAGTCTGCCGTGGCCGGCGTTCGAGGGGTGGTTCGCTTCAATGCCCCGCTTAGAGAGTACACGTCATTCCATATTGGTGGTCCCGCTGATGTGTTGGTGGAGCCGGCTGACGTGGAGGATGTTGTTCAGCTCACCAAACAGACGCATGAGCAGAAGCTTCCGATCTTTGTGTTGGGTGGCACCAACCTCCTGGTTCGGGACAAAGGCATTCGGGGTGTGGTGGTTAGTTTGGGGAAATTACGCGCGATTAAAGAAGAACCAGGATCCGTGTTGTATGCCGAAGGCGGTGTCGGCATGCCGACCCTGATTGGCCATGCCATCCGCCGGTCCTTGGCGGGATTGGAGTGGGCGGCCGGTATTCCCGGCACTGTCGCAGGGTGTGTCGTGATGAATGCAGGGACACGGCTCGGTGAGATGAAAGACTCAGTGAAAGCCGTTCGGATTGTGTCGCCGAAAGGCGCACTGATGGACTGTTCCGCAGAGGCGATCGAATTTGGGTATCGCCGGGCGACATTGCCGCTGGGTGTGGTGGTCGGAGTATGGCTGCAACTGAGGTCGGGAGTGCGAGCAGATATCGAAAAGGTCGTAAAAGACTATCTCCACTACCGCCGCGATACGCAGCCGCTTACGCTACCGAGCGCCGGCTGTGTGTTCAAGAATCCGCTGAACGATTCGGCAGGGCGAGTCGTTGAAGCGACAGGGTTCAAGGGTACATCAGTCGGTGATGCACAGGTCTCGATGAAGCATGCCAACTTTATTGTGAATCAAGGGCAGGCCTGTGCCTCCGATGTCCTCTCGCTTATCAAGAAGATACGTACGGGAATTATGCGAAAGATGGGGATCAAATTGGAGCTGGAGTTGAAAATCGTGGGTGAAGTATAG
- a CDS encoding D-alanine--D-alanine ligase, whose translation MGRLTNARIGVLMGGRSSERDISLKTGQAVHQALIRQGYDAVAIDVTDRLHRDLEDQKVAIAFLSLHGPGGEDGTIQGFLETLGIPYTGSGIRASAVGMHKAATKMLLAAHGIPLPAGTVVRACDRSSLAKVLRQTKLKLPIVVKPVSQGSTIGVTIVRRRTQWKEALALAHRYDPEALVESYIPGHEAAVSILGTTAEGPAVLPAIEIVAPEGFYDFSAKYQKGKTQYLCPAPFPPKVMRHISELARRTYEALECEGAARVDFRITSRGRPYVLEINTVPGMTETSLLPMAAAQVGIAYDVLVERILQSALDRANRFAQVVPKE comes from the coding sequence ATGGGTCGTCTAACAAATGCCCGGATCGGCGTGCTCATGGGAGGACGCTCTTCAGAACGGGATATTTCACTCAAGACCGGTCAGGCTGTTCATCAGGCCCTGATCCGTCAAGGATACGATGCGGTGGCCATCGATGTCACCGATCGTCTGCATCGAGATTTGGAGGATCAGAAAGTCGCCATTGCGTTTCTCTCGTTGCACGGACCGGGCGGTGAAGACGGAACCATCCAGGGATTTCTCGAGACGTTGGGAATTCCCTATACCGGATCCGGTATACGTGCGAGTGCCGTAGGCATGCACAAGGCAGCCACAAAAATGCTATTGGCCGCACATGGTATCCCGCTACCGGCCGGCACCGTTGTGCGCGCATGTGACAGGTCGTCATTGGCGAAGGTTCTGAGGCAGACCAAACTGAAATTGCCGATTGTCGTCAAGCCGGTTTCGCAGGGTTCTACGATTGGGGTGACGATCGTGCGTCGCCGCACTCAATGGAAAGAGGCGCTCGCCCTTGCGCATCGCTATGATCCAGAGGCGCTGGTGGAGAGTTATATTCCTGGACATGAAGCTGCCGTTTCCATTCTGGGAACAACGGCGGAAGGTCCCGCCGTGCTCCCTGCCATTGAAATCGTGGCGCCTGAGGGTTTTTACGACTTCTCGGCAAAGTATCAGAAGGGCAAGACTCAGTACCTCTGTCCCGCTCCGTTCCCTCCCAAGGTGATGCGCCACATCAGTGAACTAGCGAGGCGAACCTACGAGGCGTTGGAGTGCGAGGGGGCTGCTCGCGTAGATTTTCGGATCACTTCGAGGGGTCGGCCCTATGTCTTGGAGATCAATACGGTTCCCGGCATGACGGAGACTAGTCTTTTGCCCATGGCCGCAGCTCAAGTTGGGATTGCGTACGATGTCTTAGTTGAACGGATTCTGCAGTCGGCCCTTGATCGTGCGAATCGCTTTGCGCAGGTGGTGCCGAAGGAGTGA
- a CDS encoding FtsQ-type POTRA domain-containing protein: MPFLRRKRRPSPVEPRKNQWKDQEGESTGREAQQGTTARRKVLTRWAGVIIGTVFVAGTIAISVKYAGPVLQALLEIKTVTIEGGHHIDRQKVLDLAKVKSGTGLHHIVTSVIKEQVESHPWVKEADVTRVPFHELRISLVERKPAAVIRADSQNFLTDAEGHVLTRLGQTDDDALPLVTGIDSKGLLEETESVKQVIAAGIELAHLVGQTFEGRLQVNAENPSNLIALVQGVRFQFGEATVGEQWERFRRVKPTLKTLNFDGRGRGVSEVDLRYENRIVVREGG, translated from the coding sequence ATGCCATTCTTGAGAAGAAAACGACGACCTTCTCCCGTGGAGCCACGGAAAAATCAGTGGAAGGATCAGGAAGGAGAGAGCACGGGGAGGGAAGCCCAACAGGGGACAACAGCCAGACGAAAGGTCCTGACGCGATGGGCTGGCGTGATCATCGGTACGGTATTCGTGGCAGGGACCATCGCGATCAGTGTGAAATACGCTGGCCCTGTGCTCCAAGCATTGCTGGAAATCAAGACCGTTACGATCGAAGGCGGCCACCACATCGATAGACAGAAAGTGCTCGATCTTGCGAAGGTGAAATCTGGTACTGGCCTCCACCATATTGTCACGAGCGTGATTAAGGAGCAGGTGGAATCTCATCCATGGGTCAAAGAAGCTGACGTGACCCGCGTTCCGTTTCATGAGTTACGCATATCCCTGGTTGAGCGAAAACCAGCTGCGGTTATCCGTGCCGACTCTCAGAACTTTCTGACTGATGCGGAGGGGCATGTGCTGACTAGGCTCGGTCAGACCGATGATGATGCATTGCCTCTTGTGACAGGAATCGATTCCAAAGGTTTACTAGAAGAGACTGAGTCGGTAAAGCAGGTCATTGCGGCGGGCATCGAGCTTGCACATTTGGTCGGACAAACCTTCGAAGGTCGGCTACAAGTAAACGCCGAAAACCCCTCAAATCTCATCGCGCTTGTACAGGGAGTGCGATTTCAGTTCGGGGAGGCAACGGTTGGAGAGCAGTGGGAACGGTTCCGACGCGTCAAACCGACACTCAAGACTCTGAACTTTGACGGTCGGGGGCGTGGAGTGAGCGAAGTGGATCTCCGGTACGAAAATAGGATTGTCGTACGGGAAGGAGGGTGA
- the ftsA gene encoding cell division protein FtsA, with protein MIAVPKRDQILVGLDIGTTKICAIVAEMTDAGGISIIGVGSSPSLGLRKGVVVNIESTVESIKKAVEEAELMAAVQINSVYTGIAGSHISAENCKGVVALKRAEVTREDIQRAIESARTLAVIPHERRILHVLPREFMVDGQEGVREPLGLSGNRLEVNVHVITGAVTSAQNIVKCVNRAGLDVVDIILQPLASSEAVLGQEERDLGVVMVDLGGGTTDLAIFLDGSIRHSAVLPIGGQNLTKDLAFVLHTSQTEAEKIKTQYGMALTELLTGHQIIDVPSVGDRPARTFSRRAIAEILEPRVEEIFELVRREIARAGYEGILGAGVVLTGGTSLLEGMPDAAEKVLNLPARRGIPSGVGGLRETVGHPSHSTGVGLLLHARRHVGELETAGLRNGGPWAKMRGWTKWVSEVF; from the coding sequence GTGATCGCGGTGCCGAAACGGGATCAAATTCTGGTCGGCCTCGACATTGGAACCACGAAGATCTGTGCGATCGTGGCGGAGATGACCGATGCTGGAGGGATTAGTATTATCGGCGTCGGATCGAGTCCTTCCCTTGGTTTACGTAAGGGAGTGGTCGTTAATATCGAAAGCACCGTCGAATCCATAAAGAAAGCAGTCGAAGAAGCGGAGTTGATGGCGGCCGTCCAGATTAACTCGGTCTACACCGGCATCGCGGGTAGCCACATCTCTGCTGAAAACTGCAAAGGCGTCGTGGCACTGAAACGAGCCGAGGTGACTCGTGAAGATATCCAGCGGGCCATTGAAAGCGCTCGTACTCTCGCTGTCATTCCCCATGAACGCAGGATTCTTCACGTGCTCCCGCGAGAGTTCATGGTGGATGGACAGGAAGGTGTGCGCGAACCGTTAGGCCTTTCTGGTAATCGCTTGGAAGTGAACGTGCATGTCATCACCGGTGCCGTGACCTCTGCGCAGAATATTGTGAAGTGCGTGAATCGAGCTGGACTCGATGTCGTGGACATTATTTTGCAGCCGCTCGCCTCCAGTGAAGCCGTATTGGGCCAAGAAGAGCGTGACTTGGGTGTGGTAATGGTGGACTTAGGAGGCGGGACAACGGACCTGGCTATTTTCCTGGATGGCAGCATTCGTCACTCAGCGGTCCTTCCCATCGGTGGCCAAAACTTGACAAAGGATTTGGCCTTCGTCCTCCACACGTCACAGACTGAGGCTGAGAAGATCAAAACGCAGTATGGTATGGCGCTGACTGAGTTGCTGACAGGGCATCAGATCATCGATGTACCGTCTGTTGGAGATCGGCCAGCTCGAACATTTTCCAGACGGGCTATTGCTGAGATTTTGGAGCCGCGCGTTGAGGAGATCTTTGAGCTCGTCCGGAGAGAAATTGCACGTGCTGGCTATGAAGGGATATTGGGGGCCGGTGTCGTGCTCACCGGAGGCACATCGTTATTAGAGGGCATGCCCGACGCCGCGGAGAAGGTTTTGAACTTGCCGGCACGTCGGGGCATACCGTCCGGTGTCGGAGGGTTACGAGAAACTGTCGGCCATCCCAGTCATTCGACCGGAGTCGGTCTATTGTTACACGCCCGGCGACATGTCGGTGAATTAGAAACGGCCGGGCTGCGCAATGGAGGGCCCTGGGCAAAAATGCGTGGGTGGACGAAGTGGGTGTCGGAGGTCTTTTAA